The DNA window CACCACCTGTATACACGGAAGAAAAATACGCCCTTTTTGCTAAATACCAAGAGTTTGTGCATAAAGACTACGATCATAACAGACGCTCCTTCGAAAGGTTCCTGTGTCATTCACCGTTCTCTGCGGAAGTAGAGATGGGGACCCTTGAAGAATGGGAGCAACTGAACAATTGGTGGAAATTGTCACCTAATGAGGCCCTCGAACGAATAGGGCCTTCGCATGAATGCTATTACCTGGACGGGAAGCTAATAGCATTGGCAGTGACGGATTTTTTGCCTAGTGGAGTGTCATCCGTGTATTTCATCTGGGATCCGTGTTTTAAAAAACTGTCACTCGGTAAATTAAGTGCTTTGAGGGAACTGACCATTGTATCGCgtacaaacaaaaaatattactACCTTGGGTACTACATCGAGGACTGTGACAAAATGAACTATAAAGCTCAGTATGGGGGTGAGTTGCTTGACATAGTGATGGGTGGGTACGTTCCGCTGAAATATTTGCATGAAACTGGAGACATAGATAGAGGCCACTTTTTTGTCGCTAGTGATAAAGCAAGACCAGACTACCAAGAATTCCCCATAAACGAGCAGTTCACCAAAGCCCGCCCTACTTTGGCTGTTCCCAACTGTAACATGGCAGAGCTGCTTTACGGTAAACCGGATGGGCAAGCACTTAAACAGGACATAAGCGGGTATATCAGCACTTTAAACCAGTACAACATTGACTTTGTGCTCGATGACGGATTCCAATTCAAAGGTAGAAATGAGGATGGGAAGTCGAGCGATCTTCCGAATATTATGCCTGGTCTGGTCTCGCTGTGGGAACTGCTCAAGATTATTGAATCCGGACAAATCAATGAACTCAATGGGAAGTTGATGGTTTACGATCTAGGATTGAATAGAATTAGACCGGTATTGAACGTCATGGCCGAAGACCGAGAGTACTTGAGAGCTATTGTCAATTTGGTAAGGTTGATTGGGCTTGAAATGACCAAAAAGGCAATGTTAATTGCATAGTCAGAAAATTCAATGGTTCGCGGAGAAATGTTAACCCACATTGTACCGAATGGCGTCCCctgcattttttttacatTATTTTCATCAAACCACAGACTGGTCGTGATGGTATTCCCGGACAGCCACCTACGGGACAGTAACGGTAAACAGCCAGCTTATTCCTACACAACGAACAATCCGAAATATAAGCTAAATACCCTGAAGGAGTCATAAACGAAATATTCTGAACATGACAGTATTGTGATGCTCGACAAACATCTCCTAAGTTTTTTGTTCCAAAGAGAACATGCCAAAGAGAATACTTTGATATCCCAGTGTAAAATTTTAAAACATTTACAGAAGTTTTCTTTCAGAACCAGCGTAAAATCACGACGGAGGTCACAGTAGTTTTGACTCTTTGCACGTCTTTGGTATAGTTTCCGCCTATGAATTGTATTCTTGTATAATCAAGAATTTCCTAAACGGGAAATTGTATTGAATTGACAACTGACACATTTTAACACAAGATATCAAAAGGATACTGCTACATTAGAAAGTCCAGTATATAAAGTATTTAAATGGTCCAACGGGTGAGGAAGTAATTTGTTCATGGAAAACTATATGTTGGCCGTTGTTTGTTGATTTTACTTTGTTGTTTTA is part of the Huiozyma naganishii CBS 8797 chromosome 4, complete genome genome and encodes:
- the ATE1 gene encoding arginyltransferase (similar to Saccharomyces cerevisiae ATE1 (YGL017W); ancestral locus Anc_4.104) — protein: MNLSERLIVTQPWYFSDEAQKCGYCKGGKSLDSGSYQPLQSWEADDPQRPNSSTVGFQCELMSVETYDMLCNSGFRRSGKFIYKLDPLRSCCRTFSIRTTPDQVKVTKDLKSCVKRFCKTVEPIISGSDSNGKQFDYVEKLLGVTQNSASRFKTVFTPPVYTEEKYALFAKYQEFVHKDYDHNRRSFERFLCHSPFSAEVEMGTLEEWEQLNNWWKLSPNEALERIGPSHECYYLDGKLIALAVTDFLPSGVSSVYFIWDPCFKKLSLGKLSALRELTIVSRTNKKYYYLGYYIEDCDKMNYKAQYGGELLDIVMGGYVPLKYLHETGDIDRGHFFVASDKARPDYQEFPINEQFTKARPTLAVPNCNMAELLYGKPDGQALKQDISGYISTLNQYNIDFVLDDGFQFKGRNEDGKSSDLPNIMPGLVSLWELLKIIESGQINELNGKLMVYDLGLNRIRPVLNVMAEDREYLRAIVNLVRLIGLEMTKKAMLIA